Proteins from a genomic interval of Lysobacter arenosi:
- a CDS encoding YraN family protein, which produces MPPSVDQRSRGAAVEAAARQYLIDAGLRDVAANANYRVGELDLVMLDGSTLVFVEVRFRRNSRFGGGADSVDVHKRRKLVRAAMAFLVRNRRFADGACRFDVIEAEGDPHAPTFNWLRDAFRADDC; this is translated from the coding sequence ATGCCGCCCAGCGTTGACCAGCGCAGCCGTGGCGCGGCGGTGGAAGCCGCCGCGCGCCAGTACCTGATCGATGCCGGGCTGCGCGACGTAGCCGCGAACGCCAACTACCGAGTTGGCGAACTCGACCTGGTGATGCTCGATGGCAGCACGCTGGTGTTCGTCGAAGTCCGGTTCCGGCGCAACTCCCGCTTCGGCGGCGGCGCCGACTCGGTCGACGTGCACAAGCGCCGCAAGCTCGTTCGCGCGGCGATGGCCTTCCTTGTCCGCAACCGGCGCTTTGCCGATGGCGCCTGTCGCTTCGATGTGATCGAAGCCGAGGGCGATCCACACGCACCGACGTTCAACTGGTTGCGCGACGCATTTCGCGCCGACGATTGCTGA
- the rsmI gene encoding 16S rRNA (cytidine(1402)-2'-O)-methyltransferase has product MPTSQAANLPPPGILHVVATPIGNLGDLSARALETLKTVSAICAEDTRHTRQLLSHFGLDRPLLALHQHNEDAQAAQLVARLRAGESLALVSDAGTPLVSDPGFRLVRAARAAGIRVSPVPGACAAIAALSVAGVPSDRFVFEGFLPAKASARRERLSRLVGEPRTLIFYESAHRIEESLEDLATAFGNERVAVVGRELTKLFETVLDGSLGELKARVAADPNQRKGEFVVIVEGAGDDADASIAEGRRLYAKLSEHLKPSQAAKLAAELSGAPRKALYNSDEG; this is encoded by the coding sequence ATGCCTACGTCCCAAGCAGCAAATCTCCCACCTCCGGGAATCCTCCATGTCGTGGCTACGCCGATCGGCAACCTTGGCGATCTGTCGGCGCGCGCGCTGGAGACCCTGAAGACGGTGAGCGCGATCTGCGCGGAGGACACCCGTCACACCCGCCAGTTGCTGTCGCATTTCGGCCTGGACCGGCCGTTGCTGGCCTTGCACCAGCACAACGAGGACGCGCAGGCGGCGCAACTGGTGGCGCGGCTGCGTGCCGGTGAGTCGCTGGCGCTGGTGTCGGATGCGGGCACGCCTCTGGTGAGCGATCCGGGATTCCGCCTGGTCCGTGCCGCGCGCGCGGCCGGAATCCGAGTCTCGCCGGTGCCCGGTGCCTGTGCTGCGATCGCCGCGCTCAGCGTCGCCGGCGTGCCCAGCGATCGTTTCGTGTTCGAAGGATTCCTGCCGGCGAAGGCATCGGCACGGCGCGAGCGGCTGTCGCGCCTGGTTGGAGAACCGCGCACACTCATCTTCTATGAGTCGGCGCACCGCATCGAGGAATCGCTCGAGGACCTGGCGACGGCGTTCGGCAATGAGCGCGTGGCGGTGGTGGGGCGTGAACTGACCAAGTTGTTCGAAACCGTCCTCGACGGCAGCCTGGGCGAGTTGAAGGCGCGCGTGGCAGCCGACCCCAACCAGCGCAAGGGCGAGTTCGTCGTGATAGTGGAGGGCGCTGGCGACGACGCCGATGCCAGCATCGCCGAGGGCAGGCGCCTGTACGCCAAGCTTAGCGAACACCTCAAGCCCTCGCAGGCCGCCAAGCTGGCCGCCGAACTGAGCGGCGCCCCGCGCAAGGCCCTGTACAACTCCGACGAAGGTTGA
- the mraZ gene encoding division/cell wall cluster transcriptional repressor MraZ — MFQGETAITIDDKGRLAVPTVYRDAVARECGNRMVITYNPFESGSLYLYPQAIWERVRDQVNALPKAKKVNRSMQLKLVGAATFVELDGNGRISIPASHRAAVGIEKKAVLLGMGDKFELWSEQAHHAQIRQTISDDDLSEELLDLQL; from the coding sequence ATGTTCCAGGGTGAGACCGCCATCACGATTGACGACAAGGGCCGGCTGGCGGTGCCCACCGTCTACCGTGACGCTGTCGCGCGTGAATGCGGCAACCGTATGGTCATCACCTACAACCCGTTCGAGTCGGGTTCGCTGTACCTCTACCCGCAGGCCATCTGGGAACGCGTCCGCGACCAGGTCAACGCCCTGCCCAAGGCCAAGAAGGTCAATCGCAGCATGCAGCTGAAGCTGGTCGGCGCGGCGACGTTCGTCGAGCTCGACGGCAACGGCCGCATCAGCATCCCCGCCAGCCACCGCGCCGCCGTCGGCATCGAGAAGAAGGCCGTGTTGCTGGGCATGGGCGACAAGTTCGAACTGTGGAGCGAGCAAGCGCACCACGCACAGATCCGTCAGACGATTTCTGACGACGATCTGAGCGAGGAGCTTCTCGATCTGCAGCTGTGA
- the rsmH gene encoding 16S rRNA (cytosine(1402)-N(4))-methyltransferase RsmH, translated as MGRGALSGHLPVMYAQVLDGLNVRGNGTYLDGTFGRGGHARGVLEQLGPGGRLLVMDKDPEAIAVAEREFAADPRVAIYRGSFAELAQWNETAAGLDGILFDLGVSSPQLDVAERGFSFGKDGPLDMRMDPDSGLSAAQWLAQADERDIADVLWTYGEERMSRKIARTIVARRAEQPLLRTAQLADLIASVMPRGDSKIHPATRSFQAIRIFINRELADLEIGLDAALARLKPGGRLAVISFHSLEDRIVKQFILRHSKAPPANRRMPIEVAFTPLLMAIGGAQKAFDEETSVNPRARSAVLRVAEKLDQEAA; from the coding sequence ATGGGGCGCGGCGCGCTTTCCGGCCACCTTCCCGTGATGTACGCGCAGGTGCTCGACGGCCTGAACGTGCGCGGGAACGGAACGTACCTGGATGGCACGTTCGGGCGCGGCGGCCATGCGCGTGGCGTGCTGGAACAACTCGGCCCCGGAGGCCGGCTGCTGGTCATGGACAAGGATCCCGAAGCGATTGCCGTTGCCGAACGCGAGTTCGCCGCGGACCCGCGCGTGGCGATCTACCGTGGCAGCTTCGCCGAGCTGGCGCAGTGGAATGAAACCGCTGCGGGCCTGGACGGCATCCTGTTCGACCTGGGCGTGTCGTCGCCGCAGCTCGATGTTGCCGAGCGCGGCTTCAGCTTCGGCAAGGACGGCCCGCTCGACATGCGCATGGATCCCGACAGCGGATTGAGCGCGGCGCAGTGGCTGGCCCAGGCCGACGAGCGCGATATCGCCGACGTGTTGTGGACCTACGGCGAAGAGCGCATGAGCCGCAAGATCGCCCGCACGATTGTCGCCCGCCGTGCCGAGCAGCCGCTGCTGCGCACCGCGCAGCTGGCCGACCTGATCGCCTCGGTGATGCCGCGCGGCGACAGCAAGATCCATCCGGCCACGCGCAGCTTCCAGGCGATCCGCATCTTCATCAACCGCGAGCTGGCCGATCTGGAGATCGGCCTCGACGCGGCGCTGGCGCGCCTCAAGCCCGGCGGCCGCCTGGCGGTGATCAGCTTCCACTCGCTGGAAGACCGCATCGTCAAGCAGTTCATCCTTCGCCACAGCAAGGCGCCTCCGGCGAATCGACGCATGCCGATCGAGGTGGCGTTCACGCCGCTACTGATGGCGATCGGTGGTGCGCAGAAGGCCTTCGACGAAGAGACCTCGGTCAACCCGCGCGCCCGCAGTGCGGTGCTGCGCGTGGCCGAGAAGCTCGACCAGGAGGCGGCATGA
- a CDS encoding response regulator — protein sequence MTEFRTILLAEDSHADAEMAIDALRDAKLVNPIVHVEDGVEAMDYLQRRGRFADRAEGHPAVLLLDIKMPRMDGLEVLQQIRGDDKLRNLPVVILSSSREESDLAAGWNLGVNAYVVKPVDGDQFFQAVKVLGKFWAVINEPPAMD from the coding sequence ATGACCGAGTTCCGAACCATCCTGCTTGCAGAAGACAGCCACGCCGATGCCGAAATGGCCATCGACGCGCTGCGCGACGCCAAGCTCGTCAACCCCATCGTCCATGTCGAGGATGGCGTCGAGGCGATGGACTACCTGCAACGGCGCGGCCGATTCGCCGACCGGGCCGAAGGCCATCCGGCGGTGCTACTGCTGGACATCAAGATGCCGCGCATGGATGGACTGGAAGTGCTGCAGCAGATCCGCGGCGACGACAAGCTCAGGAACCTGCCGGTGGTGATCCTGTCGTCCTCGCGCGAGGAAAGCGACCTGGCCGCCGGCTGGAACCTGGGCGTCAACGCCTACGTGGTCAAGCCGGTCGACGGTGACCAGTTCTTCCAGGCAGTGAAGGTGCTGGGCAAGTTCTGGGCGGTGATCAACGAACCGCCGGCGATGGACTGA
- a CDS encoding response regulator, whose protein sequence is MGSAADPHANPQADALRIVLVEDDADDAELLSLQLTDAGIRARFLLVQSASELRTAMEAGTDLVVSDMSMPAFNGFDALAIVHEFDATIPFVLVSGTHEEEVAARAAASGVHAYLLKEDVPGLLHAVRQARSPSPSHREVAAAACERPALEN, encoded by the coding sequence GTGGGATCGGCCGCCGATCCCCACGCCAATCCACAGGCCGACGCATTGCGCATCGTCCTGGTGGAGGACGATGCCGACGACGCCGAACTGTTGTCGCTGCAGCTGACCGACGCGGGCATCCGCGCACGGTTCCTGCTCGTGCAGTCGGCGTCGGAACTGCGCACGGCGATGGAGGCTGGCACGGACCTGGTCGTGTCCGACATGTCGATGCCGGCATTCAACGGATTCGATGCCCTGGCCATCGTCCACGAGTTCGACGCGACGATCCCGTTCGTTCTGGTGTCGGGTACGCATGAAGAAGAAGTGGCAGCGCGTGCAGCCGCGTCGGGCGTGCACGCCTATCTGCTGAAAGAGGATGTGCCTGGCCTGCTGCATGCAGTCCGGCAGGCGCGATCGCCATCGCCATCGCACCGTGAAGTCGCCGCCGCCGCGTGCGAGCGTCCGGCCTTGGAAAACTAG
- a CDS encoding sensor histidine kinase, translating to MDVSDTRESLGRWRVPAIAAGILVIVVVPFLFLQNLSRDNLEAADAVAHTHEVESAVTGLALNVREVESASMVVVLGADLPLTRQRIVQGRARIPEQLRTLTALTADNPRQQLLIGRLGELIERRLEVVDQLLKTGAADAGPVITPLVTRFPIRNVIRELLANEQVLLDKRIRDAERQRAWARWLGWGSMLVQLLLLVLVTWLLGRQVAKRITAERQSRQASARALAVLQTVREPIALIDADQRVVMHNTAFEQLYGKTGDGQKLTTNAAWTDVILQQRLGDVLSRGRELWDFEQAQTTADGIERTVLINASRMSLPDRDDEVALLTVSDVSAQKATQRRINELNRQLEGKVDQVSEVNRELEAFSYSVSHDLRAPLRHVSGFSDKLARHLGEDADEKSLHYLGIIGNSAKRMSQLIDDLLVYSRLGRSALRLQPVDMQSTVAETRAMLDANLAADGSPQQVAWKIEPLPIVVADENMMRQVWLNLLGNAVKYSSNRERSQVEVSHRRLDDGGHEFCVRDNGAGFDMAYAGKLFGVFQRLHKSSDFPGTGIGLASVKRVLARHGGSISAESEPDQGAIFRFTLPASLDALPSTTGPMQ from the coding sequence ATGGACGTTTCCGATACCCGGGAAAGCTTGGGACGTTGGCGGGTGCCCGCCATCGCCGCGGGCATTCTTGTGATCGTGGTCGTCCCGTTCCTGTTCCTGCAGAACCTGTCGCGGGATAACCTCGAGGCAGCCGATGCCGTGGCGCACACGCATGAAGTGGAGTCGGCCGTCACCGGCCTGGCGCTGAATGTGCGCGAGGTGGAATCGGCGTCGATGGTGGTGGTGCTTGGTGCCGACTTGCCACTGACCCGGCAACGCATTGTCCAGGGGCGCGCGCGGATTCCCGAACAGTTGCGGACACTGACTGCACTGACCGCCGACAATCCCCGTCAGCAATTGCTTATCGGCCGCCTGGGCGAGTTGATCGAACGTCGCCTGGAAGTGGTCGACCAGTTGCTCAAGACCGGCGCCGCCGATGCCGGCCCGGTCATCACGCCGCTGGTCACGCGCTTTCCCATCCGCAACGTCATTCGCGAGTTGCTCGCCAACGAGCAGGTGCTGCTCGACAAGCGCATCAGGGACGCCGAGCGCCAGCGTGCCTGGGCGCGCTGGCTGGGCTGGGGCTCGATGCTGGTGCAACTGCTGCTGCTCGTCCTGGTGACCTGGTTGCTCGGGCGACAGGTTGCCAAGCGGATAACCGCCGAGCGGCAGTCGCGCCAGGCCAGTGCACGCGCCCTGGCGGTGTTGCAGACGGTTCGCGAACCCATCGCATTGATCGACGCAGACCAGCGCGTGGTCATGCACAACACCGCATTCGAGCAGCTCTACGGCAAGACAGGCGACGGCCAGAAGCTGACAACCAATGCCGCATGGACCGATGTCATCCTGCAGCAGCGCCTGGGCGACGTGCTTTCGCGCGGGCGCGAGCTGTGGGATTTCGAGCAGGCGCAGACCACCGCCGATGGCATCGAGCGCACCGTGCTGATCAATGCCAGCCGGATGTCCCTGCCGGACCGCGACGATGAAGTCGCACTGTTGACCGTCAGCGACGTATCGGCGCAGAAGGCGACGCAGCGCAGGATCAACGAGCTCAACCGCCAGCTCGAAGGCAAGGTCGACCAGGTTTCGGAAGTCAACCGCGAACTTGAGGCCTTCAGCTACTCGGTTTCGCACGACCTGCGCGCGCCGCTGCGCCACGTGTCCGGCTTCTCCGACAAGCTGGCCCGCCATCTCGGCGAGGACGCCGACGAAAAGAGCCTGCATTACCTGGGCATCATCGGCAATTCGGCCAAGCGCATGTCGCAGCTGATCGACGACCTGCTCGTGTATTCGCGCCTGGGCCGCAGCGCACTGCGCCTGCAACCGGTCGACATGCAGTCGACGGTCGCCGAGACGCGGGCGATGCTCGATGCGAACCTGGCCGCGGACGGCAGTCCGCAGCAGGTCGCCTGGAAGATCGAGCCGCTGCCGATCGTGGTCGCCGACGAGAACATGATGCGCCAGGTCTGGCTCAACCTGCTTGGCAATGCAGTCAAGTACAGCAGCAACCGCGAGCGCAGCCAGGTCGAGGTATCGCACCGGCGCCTGGACGATGGCGGCCACGAGTTCTGCGTGCGCGACAACGGCGCCGGCTTCGACATGGCATACGCCGGCAAGCTGTTCGGTGTGTTTCAGCGGCTGCACAAGTCCAGCGACTTTCCCGGCACGGGCATCGGCCTGGCCAGCGTCAAGCGCGTACTGGCACGGCACGGCGGCAGCATCAGCGCCGAATCCGAGCCCGACCAGGGCGCGATCTTCCGATTCACCCTGCCGGCCTCGCTCGATGCGTTGCCGTCCACCACCGGACCGATGCAATGA
- a CDS encoding MBL fold metallo-hydrolase has translation MIRIQLASLTAALTSVLLLAGCSRPQPATTDTAAAAAAAAPDAAAAAAAQPEASPDVFRFKIGALDAVALKDGDIDVANDGKTFAVGQASAEVAALLTAAGVPADTLHLSIQPLLVRSDARVLLFDTGAGDVSWARAGRLPASLRAAGVEPSQVTDIFLSHQHQDHSGGLLARDGKLAFPNAAIHLSAAEWESLKKDKDAAALVAAMTPKVTTFVPGAAVVPGVVTAVEVAGHTPGHSAYEIQSGNERLLYIGDAAHHYVISVQRPEWTVQYDQDAPAAQASRRALLQRAAAGNLRIYSVHFPFPGLGHFKAQGDSFVWVPEG, from the coding sequence ATGATCCGAATCCAGCTTGCCAGCCTCACCGCCGCACTCACTTCTGTCTTGCTGCTCGCCGGATGCTCCAGGCCGCAGCCGGCCACGACCGACACCGCTGCAGCTGCCGCAGCTGCCGCGCCCGATGCCGCCGCCGCAGCAGCTGCCCAGCCCGAGGCAAGCCCGGATGTCTTCCGCTTCAAGATCGGCGCGCTCGATGCGGTCGCACTGAAGGACGGCGACATCGACGTTGCCAACGACGGCAAGACGTTCGCTGTTGGCCAGGCGAGTGCCGAGGTCGCCGCGCTGCTGACCGCGGCGGGCGTGCCGGCCGACACGCTGCACCTGAGCATCCAACCGCTGCTGGTTCGCAGCGATGCACGTGTCCTGCTGTTCGACACTGGCGCCGGTGACGTGTCCTGGGCGCGGGCGGGACGTCTGCCGGCTTCGCTGCGCGCAGCGGGCGTCGAGCCTTCGCAGGTCACCGACATTTTTCTTTCGCACCAGCACCAGGACCATAGCGGTGGCCTGCTGGCGCGTGATGGCAAGCTGGCCTTCCCCAACGCTGCCATTCACCTCTCGGCTGCCGAGTGGGAATCGCTGAAAAAGGACAAGGATGCGGCCGCGCTGGTGGCGGCGATGACGCCGAAGGTCACTACCTTCGTGCCAGGTGCCGCAGTCGTGCCGGGCGTGGTCACCGCCGTGGAGGTCGCCGGCCACACGCCGGGGCATAGCGCCTACGAGATCCAGTCAGGCAACGAGCGGCTGCTCTATATAGGCGATGCCGCGCATCACTACGTGATCTCGGTACAGCGACCGGAATGGACGGTGCAGTACGACCAGGACGCGCCAGCGGCGCAGGCCAGCCGGCGTGCACTGCTTCAGCGCGCCGCCGCCGGCAACCTGCGGATCTATTCGGTGCATTTCCCCTTCCCGGGGCTGGGCCACTTCAAGGCCCAGGGCGACAGCTTCGTCTGGGTGCCCGAAGGCTGA
- a CDS encoding Ohr family peroxiredoxin — protein sequence MSKIDKVLFTGKTHTTVNPPTAGADHGSVNLALTSPGHPGFEFPDVAPHPTAEQLFAGAWSSCYITAIGLVAAQKRVKLPEDLSVDIEIILGQTGAAWLLGARFDVRIPGLAQDVAEKLAHTAHEICPYSKATHGNIEVVVNVITS from the coding sequence ATGAGCAAGATCGACAAGGTCCTCTTCACCGGCAAGACCCACACCACCGTCAACCCGCCGACCGCCGGTGCCGACCACGGCAGCGTCAACCTGGCGCTGACGTCTCCGGGCCACCCCGGCTTCGAGTTTCCCGACGTCGCTCCGCACCCGACCGCCGAGCAGCTGTTCGCCGGTGCGTGGTCGTCCTGCTACATCACCGCCATTGGCCTGGTGGCCGCGCAGAAGCGCGTCAAGCTGCCGGAGGACTTGTCGGTCGACATCGAGATCATCCTCGGACAGACCGGCGCTGCCTGGCTGCTCGGTGCCCGCTTCGATGTCCGCATCCCGGGCCTGGCGCAGGATGTTGCCGAGAAGCTTGCGCACACCGCCCATGAGATCTGCCCGTATTCGAAGGCAACGCACGGCAACATCGAAGTCGTCGTGAACGTCATCACTTCGTGA
- a CDS encoding phosphatase PAP2 family protein — translation MGEREPGLPRDRHFFLTHAWLPLLTFAVLVPVLMGCGGDQWIADHVYAWQGHTWALRRGFVTDRLIHQVGRNLSLVAWLGVAVAWLVARKRAQWSALRRPLAYLLLCVAVTAVVVAWVKSWSNMDCPWDLIRYGGTREYVRLLELRPIGLSRGVCFPAGGASGGYAWVALYFFFAAIRPGWRWAGLAVGLGAGLVFGIAQQLRGAHFLSHDVWTLAISWAVALGLYLAFWEADDAAAGS, via the coding sequence GTGGGCGAGCGCGAACCTGGTTTGCCCCGCGACAGGCACTTCTTCCTGACCCATGCCTGGCTCCCCCTCCTGACATTTGCCGTGCTGGTACCCGTGCTGATGGGCTGCGGCGGAGACCAGTGGATCGCCGACCATGTGTATGCCTGGCAGGGCCACACATGGGCGCTGCGCCGGGGATTCGTCACTGATCGCCTGATCCACCAGGTCGGACGCAACCTGAGCCTCGTGGCGTGGCTGGGCGTGGCGGTTGCCTGGCTGGTGGCCCGCAAGCGAGCGCAATGGTCAGCACTGCGGCGGCCGCTGGCGTACTTGCTGCTCTGCGTCGCGGTCACGGCAGTCGTCGTCGCCTGGGTGAAGTCCTGGTCCAACATGGATTGCCCGTGGGACCTGATCCGTTACGGCGGCACGCGCGAGTATGTCCGGCTCCTGGAGTTGCGGCCGATCGGCCTGTCGCGCGGCGTCTGCTTCCCCGCCGGAGGGGCCAGCGGCGGCTACGCCTGGGTGGCGCTGTACTTCTTCTTCGCCGCGATCCGCCCGGGTTGGCGATGGGCGGGGCTGGCCGTCGGCCTGGGCGCCGGATTGGTCTTCGGCATCGCCCAGCAACTGCGCGGCGCGCACTTCCTGTCGCACGACGTGTGGACGCTTGCCATCAGCTGGGCGGTGGCACTGGGCCTCTACCTCGCCTTCTGGGAAGCCGACG